Proteins encoded together in one Triticum dicoccoides isolate Atlit2015 ecotype Zavitan chromosome 7B, WEW_v2.0, whole genome shotgun sequence window:
- the LOC119336687 gene encoding zinc finger A20 and AN1 domain-containing stress-associated protein 11-like produces MAQRDKKVEEPTEVHLHAAEITLCANSCGFPGNPATKNLCQNCFLASSSSPSPSAASPQSPSSSPAAFPLFDKPRPAAAASPLQAAPVYMAVDRPAAGPADPKASKSSVNRCHNCRKRVGLTGFRCRCGEMFCGAHRYSDRHDCSYDYKSAARDAIARENPVVRAAKIVRF; encoded by the coding sequence ATGGCGCAGCGGGACAAGAAGGTGGAGGAGCCGACGGAGGTGCACCTGCACGCCGCGGAGATCACGCTCTGCGCCAACAGCTGCGGCTTCCCGGGCAACCCGGCCACCAAGAACCTCTGCCAGAACTGCTTCCtggcgtcctcctcctcgccgtcgccctccgccgcctcgccgcagTCTCCTTCCTCTTCGCCCGCGGCGTTCCCGCTCTTCGACAAGCCGAGGccggccgccgctgcgtcgcccctgcaGGCGGCGCCCGTCTACATGGCCGTCGACCGGCCAGCCGCCGGGCCGGCGGACCCGAAGGCGTCCAAGTCGTCCGTCAACCGCTGCCACAACTGCCGGAAGCGCGTTGGCCTGACAGGATTCCGCTGCCGGTGCGGCGAGATGTTCTGCGGCGCGCACCGGTACTCGGACCGGCACGACTGCAGCTACGACTACAAGTCGGCGGCCAGGGACGCCATCGCCAGGGAAAACCCCGTGGTGCGCGCCGCCAAGATCGTTCGGTTCTGA